The following coding sequences are from one Rutidosis leptorrhynchoides isolate AG116_Rl617_1_P2 chromosome 11, CSIRO_AGI_Rlap_v1, whole genome shotgun sequence window:
- the LOC139877852 gene encoding uncharacterized protein yields MSRPILLVLFLLIVVFTSQFEWNQHNLNEVEVRPLSVSQKQQFSLEKEESVKEKIILSQEKYIQKLKSQVQSLQEQLLVCKGKNDVANDTTGSLTELLNELNHRQIME; encoded by the exons ATGTCGAGGCCGATTTTATTGGTTTTGTTTCTATTGATTGTGGTGTTCACTTCTCAATTCGAGTGGAACCAACACAATTTAAACGAGGTCGAAGTGAGACCGTTGAGTGTTTCTCAAAAGCAGCAGTTTTCGTTAGAAAAAGAAGAATCTGTCAAAGAGAAG ATTATTTTATCACAAGAGAAATATATTCAGAAACTTAAGTCTCAAGTGCAGAGTCTTCAGGAACAGTTGCTGGTATGCAAGGGCAAAAATGATGTTGCGAATGACACTACAGGATCCTTGACCGAGCTACTCAATGAACTAAATCATCGCCAAATAATGGAGTAA